A genomic window from Streptococcus sanguinis includes:
- a CDS encoding phosphoribosylaminoimidazolesuccinocarboxamide synthase: MSNKLLYSGKAKDIFSTDDEQVILARYKDQATAFNGVKKEQIAGKGVLNNQISSFIFEKLNAAGVATHFIEKVSDTDQLNKKVEIIPLEVVLRNYTAGSFSKRFGVEEGIALETPIVEFYYKNDDLDDPFINDEHVKFLKIASNQEIAFLKEETRRINELLSDWFRQIGLKLIDFKLEFGFDKDGKIILADEFSPDNCRLWDAEGHHMDKDVFRRGLGELTDVYQVVWEKLQAIK, encoded by the coding sequence ATGTCTAATAAGTTATTATATTCGGGAAAAGCTAAGGATATTTTCTCTACAGATGATGAGCAAGTCATTCTGGCGCGCTACAAGGATCAAGCAACGGCCTTTAATGGAGTCAAGAAGGAGCAGATTGCTGGTAAAGGAGTGCTCAATAACCAGATTTCATCTTTTATTTTTGAGAAACTCAATGCAGCTGGTGTGGCGACGCATTTTATTGAGAAGGTTTCGGATACGGACCAGCTCAATAAAAAAGTGGAGATTATTCCTTTGGAAGTGGTGCTGCGCAACTACACAGCGGGTTCTTTTTCCAAACGTTTTGGAGTAGAAGAGGGTATCGCGCTTGAAACTCCGATTGTGGAATTTTACTATAAAAATGATGATTTGGACGATCCTTTCATCAATGACGAACATGTGAAATTCTTGAAGATTGCCAGCAATCAAGAAATTGCCTTTTTGAAAGAGGAGACTCGCCGGATCAATGAGCTCTTGTCAGACTGGTTCCGCCAAATTGGATTGAAATTGATTGATTTCAAGTTAGAGTTCGGCTTTGACAAAGATGGCAAGATTATTCTGGCAGACGAATTTTCACCAGATAACTGCCGCCTCTGGGATGCGGAAGGCCATCACATGGACAAGGATGTTTTCCGGCGTGGCCTTGGTGAATTGACAGATGTCTATCAGGTTGTTTGGGAAAAATTGCAGGCGATTAAGTAA
- a CDS encoding phosphoribosylformylglycinamidine synthase, with product MDKRIFVEKKSNFGVKSQSLVRELTHNLQLKTLSDLRMIQVYDVFHLAEDLVDRAEKHIFSEQVTDRLLAEEEVEGALAETAFFAIEALPGQFDQRAASSQEALFLLGAGTDVLVRTAQLYLVNKDISDTELAAIKKYLLNPVDSRFKDIEQSIQLEQFSESDKTIPVLDFFKDYTEADFKAYKQEHGLAMEVADLLFIQDYFKSIGRFPTETELKVLDTYWSDHCRHTTFETELKKIDFSASKFEKQLQATYDKYLAMRDELGRGDKPRTLMDMATIFGRYERANGRLDDMEVSDEINACSVEIEVDVDGVKEPWLLMFKNETHNHPTEIEPFGGAATCIGGAIRDPLSGRSYVYQAMRISGAGDITQPIAETRAGKLPQQVISKTAAHGYSSYGNQIGLATTYVREYFHPGFVAKRMELGAVVGAAPKENVVREKPAAGDVVILLGGKTGRDGVGGATGSSKVQTAASVETAGAEVQKGNAIEERKIQRLFRDGNVTRLIKKSNDFGAGGVCVAIGELADGLEIDLDKVPLKYQGLNGTEIAISESQERMAVVVRPEDVEQFIVAAAKENLLAVVVAKVTEKPNLVMHWNGETIVDIERNFLDTNGVRVVVDAKVVDAQAALPGQAVTSEATLEQNLKSLLSDLNHTSQKGLQTIFDSSVGRSTVNHPIGGRYQITPTEASVQKLPVEHGKTETVSVMAQGYNPYVAAWSPYHGAAYAVIEATARLVAAGSDWSKARFSYQEYFERMDKQAERFGQPVSALLGSIEAQIQLGLPSIGGKDSMSGTFEELTVPPTLVAFGVTTSTAGRILSPEFKAAGESIYYLPGQVLSQDIDFDLIKNNFENFAAIQAKYQITAAAAVKYGGLAESLALMSFGNRIGAQVDIANLPSVLQAQLGGFVFTSPEQDIPGAVKIGQTKPDFTLIVNGVQLEGAELLASFEGRLEPIYPTEFKQETVIEEVPALVADTVIKAKETVEEPLVYIPVFPGTNSEYDSAKAFEAVGAKVNLVPFVTLDEAAIVKSVDSMVDNIDKANIIFFAGGFSAADEPDGSAKFIVNILLNEKVKKAIDVFIARGGLIIGICNGFQALVKSGLLPYGNFEEAGASSPTLFYNDANQHVAKMVETRIANTNSPWLAGVQVGDIHAIPVSHGEGKFVVTAEEFADLRDNGQIWSQYVDFDGKPSMDSKYNPNGSLYAIEGIMSKNGQIIGKMGHSERYEDGLFQNIPGQKDQKLFESAVRYFQASHE from the coding sequence ATGGACAAGCGTATTTTTGTAGAGAAGAAGAGCAACTTCGGTGTCAAGTCACAGAGCTTGGTGAGAGAGCTGACACACAATCTTCAGTTGAAAACATTGTCAGATCTTCGGATGATTCAAGTTTATGATGTCTTTCATCTGGCAGAAGATTTGGTTGATCGTGCTGAAAAGCATATTTTCTCCGAGCAGGTGACAGATAGATTGCTGGCGGAAGAGGAAGTAGAGGGTGCACTTGCAGAGACAGCGTTTTTTGCCATCGAAGCGCTGCCGGGTCAGTTTGACCAGCGGGCAGCCAGCTCTCAGGAGGCCCTCTTTTTGCTCGGCGCTGGGACAGATGTTCTGGTGAGGACCGCTCAGCTTTATTTGGTCAATAAAGACATCTCAGACACCGAGTTGGCAGCAATCAAGAAATACTTGCTGAATCCAGTTGATTCACGCTTTAAAGATATTGAGCAGTCTATCCAGCTGGAGCAATTCTCCGAGTCTGACAAGACCATTCCGGTTCTGGATTTCTTTAAGGACTATACAGAAGCGGACTTTAAAGCCTACAAGCAGGAGCACGGTCTAGCTATGGAAGTAGCAGATTTGCTCTTTATTCAGGACTATTTCAAGTCGATTGGCCGTTTTCCGACAGAGACCGAGCTCAAGGTTCTGGACACTTACTGGTCCGACCACTGTCGACATACGACCTTTGAGACGGAGTTGAAGAAGATTGATTTTTCAGCTTCTAAGTTTGAAAAGCAGCTGCAGGCTACTTATGATAAATACTTGGCTATGCGCGATGAGCTGGGGCGTGGGGACAAACCGCGGACCCTCATGGATATGGCGACTATTTTTGGTCGCTACGAGCGAGCCAATGGCCGTCTGGATGACATGGAAGTGTCTGATGAAATCAATGCCTGCTCAGTAGAGATTGAAGTGGATGTGGATGGTGTCAAAGAGCCTTGGCTGCTGATGTTTAAAAATGAAACTCACAACCACCCAACAGAAATTGAGCCCTTTGGTGGGGCTGCGACTTGTATCGGAGGAGCCATTCGTGATCCGCTTTCTGGCCGTTCTTATGTTTATCAGGCTATGCGGATTTCTGGTGCGGGCGATATTACTCAGCCGATTGCTGAAACGCGGGCTGGCAAGCTTCCTCAGCAGGTCATTTCAAAAACTGCAGCGCACGGTTATTCTTCTTACGGGAATCAAATTGGTCTAGCAACAACCTATGTCCGTGAGTATTTCCATCCAGGATTTGTAGCCAAGCGGATGGAACTTGGTGCGGTTGTAGGTGCGGCTCCTAAGGAAAACGTCGTCCGTGAAAAACCAGCAGCAGGTGATGTGGTCATCTTGCTGGGAGGCAAGACGGGCCGTGATGGTGTCGGTGGAGCAACTGGCTCATCCAAGGTGCAGACAGCTGCGTCTGTGGAGACGGCTGGCGCAGAAGTACAAAAAGGAAATGCTATTGAGGAGCGCAAGATTCAGCGTCTCTTCCGCGATGGCAATGTGACTCGTCTCATCAAGAAATCCAATGACTTTGGGGCCGGCGGTGTCTGTGTGGCTATTGGCGAGTTGGCAGATGGGCTGGAAATTGACCTTGACAAGGTACCTCTCAAATACCAAGGACTTAACGGTACAGAAATCGCGATTTCTGAATCGCAGGAGCGGATGGCTGTGGTGGTCCGCCCAGAAGATGTCGAACAATTTATCGTTGCAGCAGCTAAGGAAAATCTGTTGGCAGTCGTTGTGGCCAAAGTGACAGAAAAGCCAAATCTGGTCATGCACTGGAACGGGGAAACCATCGTCGATATTGAGCGGAATTTTCTGGACACCAATGGTGTGCGTGTGGTTGTGGATGCCAAGGTTGTGGATGCCCAAGCAGCATTGCCGGGGCAAGCTGTGACTTCTGAAGCGACTTTGGAGCAGAACCTCAAGAGCTTGCTCAGCGACCTCAATCATACCAGTCAAAAGGGGCTGCAGACCATCTTTGACAGCTCTGTTGGCCGCTCTACTGTCAATCATCCTATCGGCGGACGCTACCAAATCACGCCTACTGAGGCTTCTGTTCAGAAACTGCCAGTGGAGCATGGCAAGACAGAGACAGTCTCTGTGATGGCGCAGGGCTACAATCCTTATGTGGCAGCTTGGTCACCTTATCATGGAGCAGCTTATGCAGTGATTGAAGCGACAGCTCGCTTGGTTGCTGCTGGTTCGGACTGGTCCAAGGCTCGCTTCTCTTATCAGGAATACTTCGAGCGGATGGACAAGCAGGCTGAGCGTTTTGGACAGCCGGTTTCTGCTCTGCTTGGTTCGATTGAAGCCCAGATTCAGCTCGGTTTGCCGTCTATTGGTGGCAAGGATTCCATGAGCGGAACCTTTGAAGAATTGACCGTACCGCCGACCTTGGTAGCTTTTGGAGTGACTACTTCAACTGCTGGGCGCATCCTGTCTCCAGAGTTTAAGGCAGCAGGAGAGTCTATCTACTATCTGCCAGGACAGGTCCTATCTCAGGATATTGACTTTGACTTAATCAAGAATAACTTTGAAAATTTTGCGGCCATTCAGGCCAAGTATCAGATTACAGCCGCTGCTGCTGTCAAATACGGTGGTCTAGCAGAGAGTCTGGCCTTGATGAGCTTTGGTAATCGTATTGGTGCCCAAGTGGATATTGCTAATTTGCCTTCCGTTTTGCAGGCGCAGCTGGGCGGATTTGTCTTTACCAGTCCGGAGCAGGATATTCCAGGCGCAGTGAAGATCGGTCAGACCAAGCCAGACTTTACACTGATTGTCAATGGTGTCCAGCTTGAGGGAGCAGAGCTTTTGGCAAGCTTTGAAGGCCGACTAGAGCCTATCTACCCGACAGAATTTAAACAGGAAACAGTTATTGAGGAAGTGCCAGCTCTTGTCGCTGATACAGTTATTAAAGCCAAAGAGACAGTAGAGGAGCCGCTGGTTTATATTCCAGTATTCCCTGGAACTAACTCAGAATACGACTCAGCCAAAGCCTTTGAAGCAGTTGGAGCCAAGGTCAATCTAGTTCCCTTTGTTACTTTGGATGAAGCAGCCATTGTCAAGTCCGTTGACAGTATGGTTGACAACATTGACAAGGCAAATATCATCTTCTTTGCAGGTGGCTTCTCTGCTGCAGATGAGCCAGATGGCTCAGCTAAGTTTATCGTCAACATCTTGCTCAACGAGAAGGTCAAGAAAGCCATTGATGTTTTCATCGCTCGCGGCGGTCTCATCATTGGTATCTGTAATGGCTTCCAAGCTCTGGTTAAATCTGGTCTTCTTCCTTACGGAAATTTCGAAGAAGCAGGGGCTAGCAGTCCAACTCTCTTTTACAATGATGCCAACCAGCACGTGGCCAAGATGGTGGAGACTCGCATTGCCAATACCAACTCGCCTTGGCTGGCTGGTGTGCAAGTGGGAGATATCCATGCCATTCCGGTTTCACATGGTGAAGGGAAATTTGTCGTGACGGCTGAGGAGTTTGCTGATCTGCGTGACAATGGTCAGATTTGGAGTCAGTACGTAGACTTCGATGGTAAGCCAAGCATGGATAGTAAGTATAATCCAAACGGCTCGCTTTACGCTATCGAAGGGATTATGAGCAAGAACGGTCAAATCATTGGGAAGATGGGCCACTCAGAGCGTTATGAAGACGGTCTTTTCCAAAATATTCCAGGTCAGAAAGACCAGAAATTGTTTGAAAGCGCCGTTCGTTATTTCCAAGCGAGTCATGAATAA
- a CDS encoding amidophosphoribosyltransferase, giving the protein MTYEVKSLNEECGIFGIWGHPQAAQVTYFGLHSLQHRGQEGAGILSNDHGKLKRHRDLGLVAEVFKNPADLDNLTGEAAIGHVRYATSGGASINNVQPFFFSFYDMQMGLAHNGNLTNAHSLRQELEKRGSIFASSSDTEILMHLIRHSKQENFLDKLKESLRRVQGGFAYLIMREDKLYAALDPNGFRPLSIGRMKNGAWVVSSETCAFEVVGAEWVRDLEPGEIVIIDDEGVTYDSYTTDTQLAICSMEYVYFARPDSVIHGVNVHAARKRMGRKLAQEFQHEADIVVGVPNSSLSAASGFSEESGLPNEMGLIKNQYIQRTFIQPTQELREQGVRMKLSAVSSIVKGKRVVMVDDSIVRGTTSRRIVQLLRDAGAAEVHVAIGSPELKYPCFYGIDIQNRRELISANHTVDEVCEIIGADSLTYLSLEGLIESVGIETDAPNGGLCVAYFDGQYPTPLYDYEERYLESLKEKTSFY; this is encoded by the coding sequence ATGACATACGAAGTAAAGTCACTGAATGAAGAGTGCGGTATTTTTGGAATCTGGGGTCATCCACAGGCGGCTCAGGTCACCTATTTCGGACTCCATAGTCTGCAGCACCGCGGTCAGGAAGGAGCAGGCATCCTGTCAAACGACCATGGAAAGCTCAAACGCCACCGCGATTTGGGACTGGTTGCAGAGGTCTTTAAGAACCCGGCAGATTTGGATAATCTGACAGGAGAAGCAGCCATCGGCCATGTCCGCTATGCAACGTCTGGCGGAGCCTCCATCAATAATGTTCAGCCTTTCTTCTTCAGTTTCTATGATATGCAGATGGGCTTGGCACATAATGGTAATCTGACCAATGCCCATTCACTGAGACAGGAGTTGGAAAAGAGGGGTTCCATCTTTGCTAGCTCGTCTGATACGGAAATTCTCATGCACTTGATTCGCCATAGTAAGCAGGAAAATTTCTTAGACAAGCTCAAGGAATCCTTGAGACGAGTTCAGGGCGGCTTTGCCTATCTCATCATGAGAGAGGACAAGCTCTACGCTGCGCTGGATCCTAACGGCTTTCGTCCTTTGTCCATTGGCCGCATGAAAAATGGGGCCTGGGTCGTTTCTAGTGAGACCTGTGCTTTTGAAGTGGTGGGTGCTGAATGGGTGCGTGACCTTGAGCCAGGGGAAATCGTGATTATTGATGATGAAGGCGTGACCTATGACAGCTATACGACAGATACTCAGCTGGCTATTTGCTCAATGGAATATGTCTATTTTGCTCGGCCGGATAGCGTTATTCATGGGGTCAATGTCCATGCAGCTCGCAAACGAATGGGGCGCAAGCTGGCTCAGGAATTTCAACATGAGGCGGATATCGTTGTCGGCGTGCCTAATTCTTCCTTGTCAGCGGCCTCTGGCTTTTCCGAAGAGTCTGGCCTGCCAAATGAAATGGGTCTGATTAAAAATCAATACATCCAACGGACTTTTATCCAACCGACGCAGGAGTTGCGAGAGCAAGGAGTTCGTATGAAATTATCTGCTGTTTCCAGTATTGTCAAGGGCAAGCGCGTGGTTATGGTGGATGACTCTATCGTGCGGGGAACGACTAGCCGACGCATCGTCCAGCTCCTACGAGATGCAGGTGCTGCTGAAGTCCATGTGGCTATCGGTAGTCCAGAACTTAAATATCCTTGTTTCTACGGCATTGATATTCAGAATCGGCGCGAGCTCATCTCGGCCAATCATACGGTTGATGAGGTCTGTGAGATTATCGGGGCGGACAGCCTGACCTATCTGTCGCTGGAAGGATTGATTGAATCAGTTGGTATTGAGACGGATGCTCCGAATGGCGGGCTTTGTGTGGCTTACTTTGACGGTCAGTACCCAACTCCGCTCTATGATTATGAAGAGCGCTATCTGGAAAGCCTGAAGGAGAAGACAAGTTTTTATTGA
- a CDS encoding phosphoribosylformylglycinamidine cyclo-ligase, with protein sequence MTNKNAYAQSGVDVEAGYEVVERIKKHVARTERAGVMGALGGFGGMFDLSQTGVKEPVLISGTDGVGTKLMLAIQYDKHDTIGQDCVAMCVNDIIAAGAEPLYFLDYIATGKNEPAKLEQVVAGVAEGCVQSGAALIGGETAEMPGMYGEDDYDLAGFAVGVAEKSEIIDGSKVTEGDVLLGLASSGIHSNGYSLVRRVFADYTGEEVLPELEGKKLKEVLLEPTRIYVKALLPLIKEKLVHGIAHITGGGFIENVPRMFANDLAAEIEEDKIPVLPIFKALEKYGHIKHQEMFEIFNMGLGMILAVAPENVNRVRELLDEPVYKVGRIVKKESESVLIK encoded by the coding sequence ATGACAAATAAAAATGCATACGCTCAATCTGGTGTAGATGTTGAAGCAGGTTATGAAGTTGTTGAGCGAATCAAAAAGCATGTGGCACGTACAGAGCGGGCTGGTGTCATGGGAGCACTGGGTGGCTTTGGCGGCATGTTTGACCTGTCTCAGACTGGGGTCAAGGAGCCAGTGCTGATTTCTGGTACGGATGGGGTCGGAACCAAGCTCATGCTGGCCATTCAGTATGACAAGCACGATACCATTGGGCAGGACTGTGTGGCTATGTGTGTCAATGACATCATCGCTGCAGGTGCGGAGCCCCTTTACTTCCTGGACTATATTGCCACTGGGAAAAATGAGCCAGCAAAGCTAGAGCAAGTTGTTGCCGGTGTGGCTGAAGGCTGCGTCCAGTCTGGAGCTGCTTTGATTGGTGGAGAAACCGCTGAAATGCCTGGTATGTATGGTGAAGATGATTATGACCTGGCTGGTTTTGCAGTTGGGGTTGCTGAAAAGTCAGAGATTATTGACGGCTCTAAAGTCACTGAGGGCGATGTCCTTCTGGGGCTGGCTTCCAGCGGTATTCACTCAAATGGTTATTCTCTCGTTCGTCGTGTTTTTGCGGACTATACGGGTGAAGAAGTCTTACCAGAATTGGAAGGTAAGAAACTTAAGGAAGTGTTGCTTGAGCCGACTCGTATCTACGTCAAGGCTTTGCTACCGCTGATTAAGGAAAAGCTGGTTCATGGGATTGCCCATATTACTGGTGGTGGTTTTATTGAAAATGTGCCCCGCATGTTTGCCAATGACTTGGCTGCTGAGATTGAAGAAGACAAGATTCCAGTCTTGCCGATTTTTAAAGCCCTAGAAAAATATGGTCACATCAAGCACCAAGAAATGTTTGAAATCTTCAATATGGGACTGGGGATGATTTTGGCTGTAGCTCCTGAAAATGTGAATCGTGTCAGAGAACTCCTTGACGAGCCTGTTTATAAAGTTGGCCGGATTGTCAAAAAAGAAAGTGAAAGTGTCCTTATCAAATGA
- the purN gene encoding phosphoribosylglycinamide formyltransferase has protein sequence MKKIAVFASGNGSNFQVIAEQFPVEFVFSDHRDAYVLERADKLSVKSYAFELREFDSKAAYEQAIVDLLEEHQIDLVCLAGYMKIVGSTLLGAYEGRIINIHPAYLPEFPGAHGIEDAWQAGVTESGVTIHWVDSGVDTGKIIQQVRVPRLAEDTLESFEERIHAAEYQLYPQVLKELGVGQ, from the coding sequence ATGAAAAAAATTGCCGTTTTTGCTTCGGGCAATGGATCAAATTTCCAAGTGATTGCTGAGCAGTTTCCTGTTGAATTTGTCTTTTCAGACCATCGCGATGCCTATGTGCTCGAGCGGGCGGATAAGCTAAGTGTCAAAAGCTATGCCTTTGAGCTTAGAGAGTTTGACAGTAAGGCGGCTTACGAGCAAGCTATTGTAGACCTGCTAGAAGAGCACCAGATTGACTTGGTTTGCCTAGCAGGCTATATGAAAATTGTCGGGTCGACCTTGCTTGGCGCCTATGAAGGTCGTATTATCAATATTCACCCAGCCTATCTGCCCGAATTTCCAGGGGCTCATGGCATCGAGGATGCTTGGCAAGCTGGTGTTACTGAAAGTGGTGTGACCATTCATTGGGTGGATTCGGGTGTCGACACTGGTAAGATTATCCAGCAAGTGCGCGTGCCGCGTTTAGCTGAAGACACGCTGGAAAGTTTTGAAGAGCGCATCCATGCCGCCGAGTATCAGCTTTATCCTCAAGTGCTGAAAGAGTTGGGAGTAGGGCAGTAG
- the purH gene encoding bifunctional phosphoribosylaminoimidazolecarboxamide formyltransferase/IMP cyclohydrolase has protein sequence MTKRALISVSDKTGIVEFAKELKALGWDIISTGGTKVALDSAGVGTIAIDDVTGFPEMMDGRVKTLHPNIHGGLLARRDLDSHLQAAKDNQIELIDLVVVNLYPFKETILKPGVEYADAVENIDIGGPSMLRSAAKNHASVTVVVDPADYALVLEELAANGQTTYETRQRLAAKVFRHTAAYDALIADYFTAQVGESKPEKLTLTYELKQPMRYGENPQQDADFYQTALPLDYSIASAKQLNGKELSFNNIRDADAAIRIIRDFKDRPTVVALKHMNPCGIGQADDIETAWDYAYESDPVSIFGGIVVLNRQVDAATAEKMHGVFLEIIIAPSYTAEALAILTNKKKNLRILELAFDAQAASGAEKEVTGVLGGLLVQNQDVIEENPADWQVVTKRQPNEQERVALEFAWKSVKYVKSNGIIITNDRQVLGVGPGQTNRVASVKIAIEQAKDRLDGAALASDAFFPFADNIEEIAAAGIKAIIQPGGSVRDEESIIAADKHGLTMIFTGVRHFRH, from the coding sequence ATGACTAAACGCGCCTTGATCAGTGTCTCAGACAAGACAGGCATTGTAGAATTTGCGAAAGAGCTGAAAGCTCTGGGCTGGGATATCATCTCAACCGGTGGTACCAAGGTGGCCCTTGATAGTGCTGGAGTGGGCACCATTGCCATTGATGATGTAACTGGTTTTCCAGAGATGATGGATGGCCGTGTCAAGACCCTCCATCCCAACATTCACGGCGGTCTCTTGGCTCGTCGGGATTTAGATAGCCACCTACAAGCGGCCAAGGACAATCAGATTGAGCTCATTGACCTGGTCGTGGTGAATCTCTATCCTTTTAAGGAAACCATTCTCAAGCCGGGTGTGGAGTATGCGGACGCGGTGGAAAATATTGACATCGGTGGGCCCTCTATGCTGCGCTCTGCGGCTAAAAATCATGCCAGCGTGACGGTTGTTGTAGATCCGGCTGATTATGCTCTTGTTCTGGAAGAGTTGGCAGCAAATGGCCAAACGACCTATGAAACGCGGCAACGCTTAGCAGCCAAGGTTTTCCGTCACACAGCCGCTTACGATGCTTTAATTGCAGACTACTTCACGGCTCAGGTGGGCGAAAGTAAGCCTGAAAAGCTGACCTTGACCTATGAACTCAAGCAGCCCATGCGCTACGGGGAAAATCCCCAGCAGGATGCTGATTTCTATCAGACTGCTTTGCCACTGGACTATTCCATCGCTTCCGCTAAGCAGTTGAATGGAAAAGAGTTGTCTTTCAATAACATTCGTGATGCGGATGCGGCCATTCGGATTATTCGAGATTTTAAGGATCGGCCAACTGTTGTGGCACTAAAACACATGAATCCTTGTGGCATTGGTCAGGCGGACGATATTGAGACTGCCTGGGACTATGCTTATGAGTCTGATCCGGTTTCTATTTTTGGTGGGATTGTCGTCCTCAACCGTCAGGTGGATGCTGCGACGGCTGAGAAGATGCACGGTGTTTTTCTGGAAATCATCATCGCACCGAGCTACACGGCAGAAGCGCTAGCGATTTTGACCAATAAAAAGAAAAATCTGCGGATTTTGGAGTTGGCTTTTGATGCGCAGGCAGCTTCTGGAGCTGAGAAGGAAGTGACTGGTGTTCTGGGTGGTCTCCTTGTGCAAAATCAAGATGTTATCGAGGAAAATCCAGCTGATTGGCAGGTCGTGACCAAGCGCCAGCCGAACGAGCAGGAGCGTGTGGCTTTGGAATTTGCTTGGAAGTCCGTCAAATATGTCAAATCCAACGGTATCATCATTACCAATGACCGTCAGGTGCTGGGAGTCGGTCCCGGTCAAACCAACCGCGTGGCTTCTGTCAAGATTGCTATTGAGCAAGCCAAAGATCGCCTTGACGGTGCCGCTCTGGCTTCTGATGCTTTCTTCCCATTTGCGGACAATATCGAAGAAATCGCAGCGGCTGGTATCAAAGCCATCATCCAGCCGGGTGGATCTGTCCGTGATGAGGAGTCTATTATCGCAGCTGACAAGCATGGCCTGACTATGATATTCACTGGCGTACGGCATTTTAGGCATTAA